In Populus nigra chromosome 1, ddPopNigr1.1, whole genome shotgun sequence, one genomic interval encodes:
- the LOC133670065 gene encoding uncharacterized protein LOC133670065 — protein MLSLSQQPISAPSIPNLRVFNRPRNHSLFARNNRIFEYNSKLPKLKWRISFFRNEEISQVNPGSDSVERYVPEELVKPELDNSTNVKGDWISSLREAAHVVLRAFGSRWTVPWTAETIVQVMLLWVVSFWFIGSWVIPFAAHIAGFNKESLTFRGQALFSLVTDVTEGLAGIAILHRCLSRFRPLSSDWFRFRLKGNWVFDVALGCLMFPLVNRLSQFNLSLLPILPSTPVTLSSVEQSIAARDPVAMALYAIVVSVCAPVWEEIVFRGFLLPSLTRYMPVWCAILVSSVAFALAHFNVQRMLPLIFLGVVMGVIFTRSRNLLPSMLLHSLWNGFVFLDLMK, from the exons ATGTTGAGCTTATCTCAACAACCCATTTCTGCTCCTTCAATACCCAACCTTAGGGTTTTTAATCGACCTCGAAATCACTCTCTTTTTGCGAGGAATAATCGGATCTTTGAATACAATTCGAAGCTACCAAAGCTT AAATGGAGAATTTCGTTCTTTAGAAATGAGGAAATTTCTCAGGTAAATCCTGGGTCTGATAGTGTTGAACGCTACGTGCCTGAGGAATTGGTGAAGCCTGAATTGGATAACTCTACGAATGTTAAAGGAGATTGGATATCGAGTCTTCGAGAG GCTGCTCATGTAGTGTTGAGGGCATTTGGGAGCCGGTGGACTGTACCATGGACAGCAGAGACCATAGTTCAG GTGATGCTTCTCTGGGTTGTTTCATTCTGGTTCATAGGGTCCTGGGTGATTCCTTTTGCAGCACACATTGCAGGTTTCAACAAGGAATCTCTAACATTTAGAGGTCAAGCTTTGTTCAGCCTTGTGACTGATGTGACTGAAGGCCTTGCTGGAATTGCAATTCTTCATCGTTGTCTGTCTCGATTCCGTCCCCTTTCATCTGATTGGTTTAGGTTCAGGCTGAAAGGGAACTGGGTGTTTGACGTTGCTCTTGGATGTCTCATGTTTCCACTAGTTAACCGGCTTTCACAGTTCAACCTTAGCCTATTGCCTATTCTGCCTTCAACACCTGTCACCCTCTCAAGTGTTGAGCAGTCAATTGCAGCACGGGATCCAGTGGCGATGGCACTGTATGCAATAGTAGTTTCAGTTTGTGCTCCTGTATGGGAGGAAATAGTCTTCCGGGGTTTCCTTCTCCCATCCTTGACCAGGTACATGCCAGTCTGGTGTGCAATATTGGTGAGTTCAGTTGCCTTTGCGCTAGCACATTTTAATGTACAGAGAATGCTACCGCTTATTTTTCTTGGAGTGGTGATGGGTGTTATATTTACAAGGTCACGGAATTTATTGCCATCTATGCTTCTTCATAGCCTCTGGAATGGTTTTGTATTCTTGGATTTAATGAAATAG